The following are from one region of the Gammaproteobacteria bacterium genome:
- the trxA gene encoding thioredoxin has protein sequence MAAIDLTKESFADVAAANDIVMVDFWAPWCGPCRSFAPVYEKVSDEYPNIVFGKINTEIEQELSEHFEIRSIPTLMAIREQVVIFSQAGVVPAAALHDIIGKVQALDMAEVHKEITR, from the coding sequence ATGGCTGCTATCGATCTGACGAAGGAAAGCTTTGCGGATGTTGCCGCTGCCAACGATATCGTGATGGTCGATTTCTGGGCGCCATGGTGTGGGCCGTGCCGCTCTTTTGCGCCCGTTTATGAGAAGGTCTCCGACGAATATCCGAACATTGTCTTCGGTAAAATAAATACCGAGATTGAGCAGGAGTTGTCTGAGCATTTCGAGATTCGCTCCATACCCACCTTAATGGCGATTCGTGAACAGGTGGTGATTTTTTCGCAGGCGGGGGTCGTGCCCGCCGCCGCGCTGCATGACATCATCGGCAAGGTTCAGGCCCTGGATATGGCTGAGGTGCATAAGGAAATCACCCGGTAG
- a CDS encoding type II toxin-antitoxin system Phd/YefM family antitoxin codes for MTIKFSEDLVPLTDLKVNPGRVVKHVTDAHRPVLLTSRGRGVAVVQAVVDYEKAEEERAFMRAVVAGLADLEAGREVSFDESRARLGLK; via the coding sequence ATGACGATAAAATTTTCCGAGGATCTGGTTCCCTTGACGGACCTGAAGGTGAACCCGGGTCGTGTGGTGAAGCATGTGACCGATGCCCATCGGCCCGTGCTACTCACCAGCCGGGGCCGAGGTGTCGCGGTGGTACAGGCGGTCGTCGATTACGAGAAGGCTGAGGAAGAGCGGGCTTTCATGCGGGCTGTGGTCGCAGGACTGGCGGACCTTGAGGCAGGGCGCGAGGTATCCTTCGACGAGTCCAGAGCACGGCTCGGCCTGAAATAG
- a CDS encoding quinone-dependent dihydroorotate dehydrogenase translates to MFYELIKPAFFRIDPEQAHDLVMGWMEKTGPCRVTRGIAKSIYYLEDSLLSQTLWGLRFVNPVGMAAGFDKNARAIQGLTALGFGFIEIGTVTPRAQPGNPRPRIFRLPADHAVINRMGFPNEGADAVAARMAALGKQPVPIGINLGKNKDTALEDAAADYVAALEKLFPYGDYCVVNVSSPNTPGLRLLQGADYLDTLMAEVQAANRRLAAQHGRQPLPCLLKIAPDLAQEDLEAIATLALGPTIDGLIATNTTLSREGLKQSVDEAGGLSGTPLRVRSTEVIRTLYRITGKQVPIIGVGGIASGQDAYEKIRAGASLVQIYTAFIYEGPAIARRIKAELIELLRRDGIDHISSAIGRDV, encoded by the coding sequence ATGTTTTACGAACTTATTAAACCCGCTTTCTTCCGCATCGACCCGGAACAGGCTCATGACCTTGTTATGGGCTGGATGGAGAAGACCGGCCCTTGCCGTGTAACGCGTGGCATTGCGAAATCCATTTATTATCTGGAAGATTCGCTGCTCAGCCAAACCCTATGGGGGCTGCGTTTTGTCAATCCGGTGGGCATGGCCGCCGGGTTCGATAAAAACGCCCGTGCCATTCAGGGCCTTACGGCGCTGGGTTTTGGTTTTATTGAAATAGGCACGGTTACACCGCGCGCCCAGCCCGGCAACCCCAGGCCGCGCATCTTCCGCCTGCCTGCGGACCATGCCGTAATCAATCGCATGGGCTTCCCCAATGAGGGAGCGGATGCTGTGGCGGCGCGTATGGCGGCGCTGGGCAAACAGCCTGTTCCGATAGGCATCAATCTCGGCAAGAACAAAGACACCGCATTGGAAGATGCCGCTGCCGATTATGTCGCGGCATTGGAAAAACTTTTCCCTTATGGTGACTATTGTGTCGTCAATGTCAGCTCGCCAAATACACCCGGACTACGCTTATTACAGGGCGCCGATTATCTGGATACGCTGATGGCCGAAGTGCAGGCCGCCAACCGGCGCCTCGCCGCGCAGCATGGCCGCCAGCCCTTGCCATGCCTGCTGAAAATCGCCCCCGATCTCGCCCAGGAAGATCTCGAAGCCATTGCCACGCTGGCGCTGGGGCCCACTATCGACGGCCTTATCGCTACCAATACCACGCTGAGCCGTGAAGGACTCAAGCAGTCCGTGGATGAGGCCGGAGGGCTAAGCGGCACGCCGCTGCGCGTGCGCAGCACGGAGGTGATTCGCACGCTGTATCGCATCACAGGTAAACAGGTGCCCATTATCGGCGTGGGCGGTATAGCCAGCGGCCAGGATGCCTATGAGAAAATCCGCGCTGGGGCCAGCCTGGTGCAAATATACACAGCATTTATCTATGAAGGGCCAGCGATTGCGCGGCGCATCAAGGCAGAACTCATCGAATTGCTGCGCCGCGATGGGATAGATCATATTAGCTCGGCGATTGGCAGGGATGTTTAA
- the hemH gene encoding ferrochelatase has product MTIYHGETGYTHGTLPVTGILITNLGTPDAPTAQAVRRYLGEFLWDPRIVEIPRPLWWLILHGVILRIRPKRSAHAYQKIWTDEGSPLLAISRKQAAALQNLLEKQFGGPVKVALGMRYGTPSIADGLAELRTANARRILVLPLYPQYAASTTASTFDAVADVLKTWRWIPELRMVNHYHDDPAYINALVTSIRESWEKHGQAERLLFSFHGIPKRCLLAGDPYHCECHKTARLVAEQLRLPADRWQLAFQSRFGREEWLKPYTDKTLEAWGKAGVKSVDIVCPGFSADCLETLEEMAMLNRGVFLEAGGEKYHYIPALNDRDDHMQALADLVKKHTQGWPETDAEWDATQHAMEAEASHRRALEMGAAR; this is encoded by the coding sequence ATGACTATTTACCACGGTGAGACGGGATACACCCATGGCACTTTGCCTGTCACCGGCATACTGATCACCAATCTTGGCACACCCGACGCGCCCACTGCACAGGCTGTGCGTCGTTATCTGGGTGAGTTTCTGTGGGACCCGCGCATCGTGGAAATCCCACGTCCGCTGTGGTGGCTTATCCTGCATGGCGTGATCCTGCGCATCCGCCCTAAACGCTCGGCGCATGCTTATCAAAAGATATGGACCGACGAAGGTTCTCCATTGCTTGCAATTTCGCGCAAGCAGGCTGCGGCGCTGCAAAATCTGCTGGAGAAGCAGTTCGGCGGGCCGGTCAAGGTGGCGCTGGGGATGCGTTATGGCACCCCCTCCATTGCCGATGGTTTGGCGGAGCTACGCACTGCCAATGCACGCCGCATTCTGGTGTTGCCGCTTTATCCTCAATATGCGGCGTCAACCACGGCCTCCACCTTCGATGCCGTGGCCGATGTGCTCAAAACCTGGCGCTGGATACCCGAGTTGCGCATGGTCAATCATTATCACGACGATCCTGCTTATATCAACGCCCTGGTGACCAGCATCCGTGAGAGCTGGGAGAAACACGGTCAGGCCGAACGCCTATTGTTTTCCTTTCATGGCATACCTAAACGCTGCCTGCTGGCGGGTGATCCCTATCATTGTGAATGTCACAAGACCGCGCGGCTGGTGGCAGAGCAGCTCCGATTGCCCGCCGACCGTTGGCAACTGGCGTTTCAGTCGCGCTTTGGCCGCGAGGAGTGGTTGAAGCCCTATACCGATAAAACCCTGGAGGCTTGGGGTAAGGCGGGAGTAAAAAGCGTGGATATAGTGTGTCCCGGCTTTTCCGCCGATTGCCTGGAGACACTGGAAGAAATGGCCATGCTCAATCGCGGCGTGTTTCTTGAGGCGGGCGGAGAAAAATACCATTACATCCCGGCGTTGAACGACCGAGATGATCACATGCAGGCACTCGCCGATCTGGTAAAGAAGCATACCCAAGGCTGGCCGGAGACGGATGCAGAATGGGATGCAACGCAACATGCCATGGAAGCCGAAGCCAGCCATCGCCGCGCGCTCGAGATGGGTGCGGCGCGGTAG
- a CDS encoding type II toxin-antitoxin system RelE/ParE family toxin, whose amino-acid sequence MPPMLISFAESALRDLEEVRTWYTEQGVPAVGARLVEEVFQRVQALANHPDMGRVVPEFEQPFLRELIHPPFRIVYRRDPQRVRIVRVWRSERLLRLPQADHEVP is encoded by the coding sequence ATGCCCCCGATGCTTATCAGCTTCGCCGAATCCGCGCTCCGCGATCTGGAAGAAGTGCGGACCTGGTACACGGAGCAAGGGGTACCTGCTGTCGGGGCGAGGCTGGTGGAAGAGGTATTCCAGCGCGTCCAGGCCTTGGCCAATCATCCTGACATGGGGCGTGTGGTTCCTGAATTCGAACAGCCCTTCTTGCGTGAGCTCATCCATCCACCGTTTCGGATTGTGTACCGGCGCGATCCCCAACGGGTGAGGATCGTGCGCGTCTGGCGTAGCGAGCGCCTGCTGCGACTTCCGCAAGCCGATCATGAAGTACCATAA
- the nhaA gene encoding Na+/H+ antiporter NhaA, whose amino-acid sequence MADPLRDHATLKDAQLAAPWEHVFERITTPFERFIHNQTSAGLLLMAVTLLTLLLANSPWSATYEHLLHTPLSLRLGEWSLELSLQHWVNDGLMALFFFLVGLEIKRELLVGELASVRKAALPIVAAAGGMVVPATIYFFVNPEGDAARGWGIPMATDIAFAVGALVLLGRRIPRNLIVFLAALAIVDDLGAVVVIALFYTADLVLTPLAVAGALFVVLIALNLGGVRRPLPYFLVGILMWFAMLQSGIHATVAGVLLAFTIPTRPQYHLERFSSHVRNLMDRYDHAKQPGVSLLENLDQASIVQALEAGVERVQPPLARLERAFHLPVGLLVIPVFALFNAGIPIEFTTLAATLSHPVTFGVMSGLLLGKFLGITGVSYLASRYAGAALPDGVSMRHIIGVGLLGGIGFTMSIFIGELAFATLPEHLLMAKTGILAASLAAGTLGCGWLWWATRRDVSP is encoded by the coding sequence ATGGCTGATCCCCTCCGTGACCATGCCACGCTGAAGGACGCGCAACTCGCGGCGCCGTGGGAGCATGTCTTCGAGCGTATCACCACTCCCTTCGAGCGATTCATCCATAATCAGACCAGCGCCGGTCTGCTGCTGATGGCGGTTACATTGCTCACGCTCCTGCTGGCCAATTCGCCATGGAGCGCAACCTACGAACATCTGTTGCACACGCCCTTGTCTCTGCGTCTGGGTGAGTGGTCGCTGGAACTTTCACTGCAACATTGGGTTAACGATGGACTCATGGCACTGTTCTTCTTCCTGGTGGGCCTGGAGATCAAGCGTGAGCTGCTTGTTGGCGAGCTTGCATCGGTGCGCAAAGCGGCCTTGCCTATCGTCGCGGCTGCGGGGGGCATGGTAGTGCCGGCGACGATTTATTTCTTTGTTAACCCCGAGGGCGATGCCGCGCGCGGCTGGGGTATTCCCATGGCCACCGACATCGCCTTCGCCGTGGGCGCCCTGGTGTTGCTGGGTCGGCGCATCCCCAGAAATCTGATCGTATTTCTCGCGGCACTGGCCATTGTGGACGATCTTGGCGCGGTAGTGGTGATTGCCTTGTTCTATACCGCCGATCTTGTGCTGACACCGCTCGCTGTTGCGGGGGCGTTGTTCGTCGTGCTGATAGCCCTCAATCTGGGTGGCGTACGCCGGCCACTGCCCTATTTCCTGGTCGGTATTCTCATGTGGTTCGCCATGTTGCAATCAGGTATACACGCCACTGTCGCTGGTGTACTGCTGGCCTTCACCATCCCCACGCGCCCGCAATACCACCTAGAGCGCTTTAGTAGCCATGTGCGCAACCTCATGGATCGCTATGACCACGCCAAGCAGCCAGGCGTGAGCCTGCTGGAAAATCTGGACCAGGCATCCATCGTGCAGGCATTGGAGGCCGGTGTCGAGCGGGTGCAACCTCCGCTTGCGCGGCTGGAGCGCGCATTTCACCTGCCCGTGGGGCTGCTGGTGATCCCCGTGTTTGCCCTGTTCAATGCCGGCATTCCCATTGAATTCACAACCCTGGCTGCTACTTTGAGCCATCCCGTCACCTTTGGTGTCATGTCCGGTCTGTTGCTAGGTAAATTCCTGGGCATCACGGGTGTCTCCTACTTAGCCTCGCGCTATGCCGGCGCTGCATTACCCGACGGTGTAAGCATGCGCCATATCATCGGCGTTGGCCTGCTCGGCGGTATCGGCTTTACCATGTCTATTTTTATTGGTGAGCTGGCTTTTGCCACGCTACCAGAACATCTGCTGATGGCCAAGACCGGCATACTTGCGGCCTCACTGGCTGCGGGTACGCTCGGATGTGGTTGGTTATGGTGGGCGACACGCCGTGATGTTTCCCCATGA
- a CDS encoding IS4 family transposase → MYSGQLVFAQLMEHLPLHTFRRCVQRYPSKYPTKTFSHLDQFLCMAFAQLTYRESLRDIETCLRAHQAKLYHLGIRGNIAKSTLADANEQRDRRIYADFAMSLIQTARKLYASDSFAVELEQTVYALDTTTIDLCLSVFPWARFRSTKAAVKMHTLLDLRGNIPTFIHISDGKMHEVNVLDILIPEAGSFYIMDRGFTDFARWFTLHQAQAFFVIRGKSNLLFRRVYSRTVDKSTGLRCDQTIALTARKASKDYPQHLRRIKFYDAEHDRFLVFLTNNFDLPALTIAQLYRCRWQVELFFKWIKQHLRIKRFYGTTENAVKTQIWIAIAVYVVVAIVKKRLNTEASLYTILQILSLTLFEKTPLDQLLKNAETQMSMQKDNNQLNLFN, encoded by the coding sequence ATGTATTCAGGCCAGTTGGTGTTCGCACAACTCATGGAGCATTTGCCCCTTCACACATTCCGTCGCTGCGTGCAGCGCTACCCTTCCAAATATCCCACCAAGACTTTTTCGCATCTCGATCAATTTCTCTGCATGGCGTTCGCGCAGCTGACTTACCGCGAAAGCCTGCGCGACATCGAAACCTGTCTGCGCGCCCACCAAGCCAAGCTCTATCACTTGGGCATACGAGGCAACATCGCCAAGAGCACGCTGGCCGATGCCAACGAGCAACGCGACCGTCGCATCTACGCGGATTTCGCGATGAGCTTAATCCAGACCGCCAGAAAGCTTTACGCCAGCGACAGCTTTGCGGTCGAACTGGAACAGACGGTCTACGCACTCGATACCACGACCATCGACCTGTGCTTGAGCGTCTTTCCGTGGGCACGCTTCCGCTCCACCAAAGCTGCCGTCAAGATGCATACGCTGCTCGACCTGCGCGGCAACATTCCAACCTTCATCCACATCAGCGATGGCAAGATGCACGAGGTCAATGTGCTCGATATCCTGATACCCGAAGCCGGCAGCTTTTACATCATGGATCGTGGCTTCACCGACTTCGCTCGCTGGTTCACCCTGCATCAAGCACAGGCGTTCTTTGTCATCCGTGGCAAATCCAATCTGCTCTTTCGTCGCGTCTACTCTCGCACCGTGGACAAGTCCACTGGACTGCGCTGCGACCAGACCATTGCATTGACTGCTCGCAAGGCCAGCAAGGATTACCCGCAGCACCTGCGACGCATCAAGTTCTACGATGCCGAACACGACAGGTTTCTGGTCTTTCTGACCAACAACTTCGACCTGCCTGCGCTGACCATCGCTCAGCTTTATCGTTGCCGCTGGCAGGTCGAGCTATTCTTCAAGTGGATCAAACAGCATCTTCGAATCAAGCGGTTCTATGGCACCACCGAGAATGCAGTCAAGACGCAAATATGGATCGCCATCGCGGTTTACGTCGTGGTCGCCATCGTGAAAAAGCGGCTCAATACCGAGGCTTCGCTTTACACAATCCTACAGATTTTGAGCCTGACTCTTTTCGAGAAAACGCCACTCGATCAATTACTTAAAAATGCGGAGACGCAAATGAGCATGCAGAAAGACAATAACCAATTGAATCTATTCAATTAA